The nucleotide sequence gttttcctttcttttgcgAGGTACTGACGAGTAAGAGACAATAATGCGACGGCAGCTACAATACAATGATCCTAGTCACCATCAATTTCATGGCTGCAACACACATCCATCATCCATCTGCTTGTACCGATTGATTACGTATAACCTTAATGTATCACCACGGGCAAGGTAACTCCGGCACTTGTACAATAAAACACAAGGTATCGTATCGGTATGAGGTTAATGAGGCAGCAGCCAacgacccctactgggcgcTTGGACATGGGGTTACCACCCATCTCACCTCAGCTCTCTGCGCCTTCCTTCTTTTGGTACGGTACCACCAATGAACCCCTGAAGAATGCTCCGGGGGCAGGGTGGCATTTTGGCATTCATGCAATCCCAAGGCGGCGCAGTCAAAGCCGAGCTGTCACCTCGCGTTCCAGGGGAAGTGCCGTCTTTTAATAGATCAAATCTGCAAAACTTTGAATAAACCCCATTCCATGATCACCGCCCACTCACTCATTTAACCCTTTGTAATGTAAAACCAAATGGCAGCAGCATCGTTTACACTATCCCCAAAAGTCTCACGGGTTTGCCAAGTCACACCAAACCTCAGACGGGGTTTGCAGGTCAACTTGATCAGTCTATCGATTGATTGAGAAAGGGCACCCACCCACACCTCCATCGGCCTGCATCATCCGTCCGCTCGCCAAGTctgtacaaaaaaaaaaaagaaaatggcaCCGATTAGGAAACTCCGCATCTGGGTCGTAGTACCCCTCGCCATGCTACTGGTCTTCCTATGGCACAGGCAAGCCGACGTGGCCAGTGACGccacgtcgtcgtcgccaccATCTGCCGCCCATAGGGTCTCGGTCGACATGTTCCACCAGGTCCCCGGCTTGCCCGACGCCGCCATGTGCCGCATGCACGGCTGGCGGCCCTACCAGACCCCAGCCTCGGGCCGGAAGAGGAAGGTATACGACCTCTTCATGATCAACACAGAGCTCGAGTGGCTCGAGATCCGCCTCAACACGTCGTACCACGAAGTCGACCATTTCATCGTCGTCGAGGCCCCGCTCACATTCACTGGCCTTCCCAAACCGCTAATCATCAAGGAGAACTGGGAGCGCTTCGCCCCGTACCACGACAAGCTCATCTACCACGAGCTGCAGTACCCGCCGGGCTACGACCCACCCCGCGCCTGGGACCGCGAGGACCTCCAGCGCGACGCCATGCTGACGCAGGTCTTTCCAGGCCTCGAGGGCGGCGTGAGCCAGCCGCAGGATGGCGACGTCATCATCGTggccgacgtcgacgaggTGGTTCGGCCCGAGACACTGCGCCTGCTGCGCGCGTGCGCCTTCCCGCGCCGCCTGACCCTCCGCAGCAGGTTCTACTACTACAGCTTTGAGTTTCTGCACCGCGGGCCCGAGTGGGCGCACCCGCAGGCCACCACGTACGCCGGGTCCGTCGACGCCACCATCAAGCCCACTAACCTGCgcaacggcgacggcggcctggGTCCTCTCATCTACTTTGACAAGGACGACCTGTGGAACGCCGGCTGGCACTGCTCGAGCTGCTACGCCACCATGAGCGAGGTCTTGACCAAGATGGCCTCCTTCTCGCACGTCTCGCTGAACCAGGACTTCTTCCGCGATAGAAATCGCATAGCCGACCGCGTGCGCGAGGGCTTGGATCTGTGGTCCAGGGCGGACCAGATCTACGACAGGATCAAGGACAACAAAGACCTGCCTCCGTTTGTGCTCAACCACAAGGATCGTTTCGTGCACCTGCTCGATAGGAGTGGCAAGTCGG is from Pyricularia oryzae 70-15 chromosome 2, whole genome shotgun sequence and encodes:
- a CDS encoding glycosyl transferase family 17 protein, coding for MAPIRKLRIWVVVPLAMLLVFLWHRQADVASDATSSSPPSAAHRVSVDMFHQVPGLPDAAMCRMHGWRPYQTPASGRKRKVYDLFMINTELEWLEIRLNTSYHEVDHFIVVEAPLTFTGLPKPLIIKENWERFAPYHDKLIYHELQYPPGYDPPRAWDREDLQRDAMLTQVFPGLEGGVSQPQDGDVIIVADVDEVVRPETLRLLRACAFPRRLTLRSRFYYYSFEFLHRGPEWAHPQATTYAGSVDATIKPTNLRNGDGGLGPLIYFDKDDLWNAGWHCSSCYATMSEVLTKMASFSHVSLNQDFFRDRNRIADRVREGLDLWSRADQIYDRIKDNKDLPPFVLNHKDRFVHLLDRSGKSAGFSDYPP